One window of the Pan troglodytes isolate AG18354 chromosome 12, NHGRI_mPanTro3-v2.0_pri, whole genome shotgun sequence genome contains the following:
- the LOC459257 gene encoding interferon-induced transmembrane protein 3-like has translation MMNHAVQTVFTPANTSHPLNYEMLKEEHEVAVLRVPHNPAPPTSTVIHIHSETTVPSHVVWSLFNTLFMNWCHLGFIAFTYSVKSRDRKMVGDLTGAQAYASTAKCLNVCTLILGIHVTTTLIILFTSSSMIIFQAISQMIKNLQGQQ, from the coding sequence ATGATGAACCATGCTGTCCAAACTGTCTTCACTCCCGCCAACACCAGCCACCCCCTCAACTATGAAATGCTCAAGGAGGAGCATGAGGTGGCTGTGCTGAGGGTGCCCCACAACCCTGCTCCCCCGACATCCACCGTGATCCACATCCACAGTGagaccactgtgcccagccatgtcgTCTGGTCCCTGTTCAACACTCTCTTCATGAATTGGTGCCATCTGGGCTTCATAGCATTCACCTACTCCGTGAAGTCTAGGGACAGGAAGATGGTTGGCGACCTGACTGGGGCCCAGGCCTACGCCTCCACTGCCAAGTGCCTGAACGTTTGCACCCTCATCCTGGGCATCCATGTGACCACAACACTCATCATCCTTTTCACCAGTAGTTCTATGATAATATTCCAAGCAATTTCTCAAATGATAAAGAATCTCCAAGGCCAGCAGTAG